Proteins from a genomic interval of Trichoderma breve strain T069 chromosome 2, whole genome shotgun sequence:
- a CDS encoding ornithine decarboxylase antizyme domain-containing protein, which yields MAPMSNQSINYSSNYGEELTARVNVLASCYVVDSAANLKGLHYCTTGGRSGIPEVPSSGLPSPPSSPPLAALTSSNQLALLPKQKKRDIPDRRLERRGGAALMIREECERFFCETMKTVFLGERNLSINGSGFSGAYLQSPPPDNHLADPFNQGPDTVPAGSRIDAWMEVWDYAGGSSFRAFVADDGREKSLFIFFDIEGVLGRDLKKALMALIELADGPLACSQIITCLDRRLPADNARDLIKSLQWVGFDMATLDHWASDLDVTSKQWIFMGMEL from the exons ATGGCGCCAATGAGTAACCAAAGTATAAATTACAGTAGTAATTATGGCGAGGAGTTGACTGCCCGTGTCAACGTCCTTGCCTCCTGCTACGTTGTTGACTCTGCCGCCAACCTCAAGGGCCTCCACTACTGCACTACGGGG GGGCGGAGTGGTATTCCTGAGGTCCCTTCCTCAGGcctgccttctcctccgtCAAGTCCCCCCCTCGCCGCATTGACCTCGTCCAACCAGCTCGCCCTTCTTCctaagcagaagaagcgcgaCATTCCAGACAGACGCCTGGAGCGACGAGGGGGGGCAGCACTCATGATCAGGGAAGAATGTGAGAGATTCTTCTGTGAGACCATGAAGACCGTGTTCCTTGGTGAGAGGAACCTGTCTATCAATGGCTCCGGCTTTTCAGGTGCTTATTTACAATCGCCGCCACCCGACAACCACCTCGCGGATCCATTCAACCAGGGCCCGGACACTGTTCCGGCTGGCTCGCGGATCGACGCCTGGATGGAAGTCTGGGACTACGCCGGCGGATCGAGCTTCCGCGCCTTTGTGGCAGACGATGGAAGGGAGAAgtccctcttcatcttcttcgacATTGAAGGCGTGCTCGGAAGAGACTTGAAAAAGGC TCTTATGGCGCTCATCGAACTTGCTGATGGTCCCCTGGCCTGTAGCCAGATCATCACTTGTCTCGACCGCCGCCTACCTGCAGATAATGCTCGTGATTTGATCAAGAGCCTTCAATGGGTTGGCTTCGACATGGCCACGCTAGACCACTGGGCCAGTGACTTGGACGTGACTAGCAAACAGTGGATTTTCATGGGCATGGAACTCTag
- a CDS encoding oxysterol-binding protein domain-containing protein, with translation MLTAANLPILRAYIVLLPLHNPPARLLILPSHNPVGGQHLPARPNTLTARQLTWSVQSFSSISPKPHPLKTLPSHKPSHLSAQSGTYRELCHGTRALNNAACFATLCYTTDAGAFAGDISGAMAGIERLEVHSRSYIVRWVKVEEGNTLSWSVQPHKKSINFGIVKHPGSEGKASRFAKKDVTAQDLLSSKGFISIKWFGKCEADKVSMGAYDVPLGQTGMYGLVFDNTFSKQTSKTATFVVLTYPTGAAPQSANHLPNLQMPNASQTSLGMHGSPPTREGDPSASVDSFHSHPSKGHARTVSEATMPANYHVGTLSKRRRKKGQGYARRFFSLDYSTCTLSYYYNRNSSALRGAIPLSLAAIAADERRREISIDSGAEVWHLKAPNDKEFQDWARALEKASKLARGLESQPQQPKLGLQVDNRTLQQDNLAGHHGGRDEEVEWQQVETLVSRVVGTRDALRRLTKEVAALPRPTSSSSHHFLGPPGSAIDESGDAAEKKSFWKRKSSNSVSASTPPTLRPDSATIEDHTDANKRRSKGATQEEKSLQDHCAALLADLDSVVSEFTILINNSKRRRIPVPKSADAASRLSLDTTSTGDEFFDAEDATRVVKIDASDDEPHESDADDASSHDNSSISSVEEEESLVPLPLDVTVGRRTGIPPAMVLPPSLIAFVRKNVGKDLSTISMPVSANEPISLLQKIAEQLEYAQLLDQAAKRGSVTERLLYVTAFAVSQFSSGRAKERAIRKPFNPLLGETFELVRSNKETPGGFRLLVEKVQHRPVKLAMQAESASWSLSQSAAPGQKFWGKSAEITTDGRVRVVLRLSDGSDELYSWNIATMFLRNVVMGEKYVEPVGTMNVTNDSTGHKAAVEFRSKGMFGGRAEDVNVETFGPDGGNTGSGLTGTWTNGLKTAGPGKSGGEEIWHVGKMVDNPTQTYGMTAFAASLNEITEIEKGKLPPTDCRLRQDQRLAEQGNLDEAEIWKVKLEEAQRARRRVLEERGEQHKPRWFVKAEESPEGEEVWRIKTGKDSYWEERAKGAWTGIEEIFSVPGE, from the exons ATGCTGACGGCGGCCAACCTTCCAATCCTACGGGCCTATATTGTATTACTT CCACTGCATAACCCGCCCGCCCGGCTGCTAATTCTCCCCAGCCACAACCCCGTGGGCGGCCAGCACCTACCAGCTAGGCCAAACACGTTGACAGCCCGACAGTTAACGTGGTCTGTCCAGAGCTTCAGCTCCATCTCGCCCAAACCTCACCCTTTAAAGACGCTTCCCAGCCACAAACCATCTCACTTATCTGCTCA ATCTGGAACATACAGGGAGCTTTGCCATGGAACAAGAGCTTTAAACAACGCAGCCTGTTTCGCGACCCTCTGCTACACAACTGACGCCGGAGCCTTTGCTGGAGACATTTCAGGAGCAATGGCCGGCATAGAGAGACTAGAGGTCCATAGCAGG TCCTACATTGTCCGCTGGGTCAAGGTCGAGGAGGGGAACACCCTCTCCTGGAGTGTACAACCACATAAAAAGTCCAT AAACTTCGGCATCGTTAAACACCCCGGCAGCG AGGGCAAAGCGAGCCGATTTGCCAAGAAAGATGTCACGGCGCAGGATCTCCTCTCCAGCAAGGGCTTTATATCGATAAAATGGTTTGGGAAGTGCGAGGCGGACAAGGTGTCCATGGGGGCTTACGACGTGCCCCTCGGGCAGACGGGCATGTATGGCCTGGTCTTTGACAACACCTTTTCCAAGCAAACGTCCAAGACAGCCACATTTGTCGTCCTGACATATCCTACCGGTGCGGCTCCACAGAGCGCCAACCATCTCCCGAATCTGCAGATGCCGAATGCTAGCCAGACCAGCTTGGGTATGCATGGCAGTCCGCCAACCCGAGAGGGAGATCCCTCTGCCTCTGTGGATAGCTTCCACAGCCACCCGAGCAAGGGCCATGCGCGCACTGTATCCGAAGCAACTATGCCGGCCAATTACCATGTTGGAACACTTTCAAAGAGAAGACGTAAGAAGGGACAGGGTTATGCTAGacgcttcttttccctcGATTACTCTACCTGCACCCTGTCTTATTACTACAACAGGAATTCCTCTGCTCTTCGTGGAGCAATTCCATTGAGCTtggctgccattgctgccgatgagagaagaagggaaattAGCATAGATTCCGGTGCTGAAGTATGGCACCTCAAAGCGCCCAACGACAAGGAATTTCAAGATTGGGCTCGAGCTCTTGAAAAGGCGAGCAAATTGGCGAGAGGCCTTGAAagccagccgcagcagccaaagCTTGGCTTGCAGGTTGACAACCGCACTCTACAGCAAGACAACCTTGCTGGCCACCATGGAGGCCGCGACGAAGAGGTTGAATGGCAGCAGGTCGAAACCCTGGTTAGCCGCGTTGTTGGAACTCGTGATGCGCTGCGCCGTCTAACCAAGGAGGTTGCGGCACTACCGAGACCGacgtcttcgtcatcgcaCCACTTCCTGGGTCCACCGGGGAGTGCTATTGATGAAAGTGGCGATGCAGCGGAGAAGAAGTCCTTCTGGAAACGCAAGTCTAGTAACTCCGTATCGGCCTCAACCCCTCCGACGCTGCGGCCGGATTCAGCAACGATCGAAGACCACACTGATGCGAACAAGCGCAGGTCTAAAGGGGCGACCCAGGAGGAAAAATCTTTGCAGGATCATTGCGCGGCTTTGCTGGCCGACCTCGATTCTGTTGTCAGTGAATTCaccattctcatcaacaacagcaaacgACGCCGGATACCGGTGCCCAAGTCTGCTGATGCCGCCTCTCGCCTGAGCTTGGATACTACCTCTACAGGAGATGAATTCTTTGACGCTGAAGATGCTACAAGGGTCGTCAAGATTGATGCCAGCGACGATGAGCCGCACGAGTCAGACGCTGATGATGCCTCTTCGCATGATAACTCGTCTATTTCATCCgtcgaagaggaggag AGTCTTGTTCCGTTGCCTCTTGATGTCACAGTTGGCCGAAGAACCGGGATACCGCCTGCGATGGTTTTGCCCCCCAGTCTGATTGCGTTTGTTCGGAAGAATGTTGGCAAAGATCTTAGTACCATCAGCATGCCCGTTTCCGCCAACGAGCCCATCTCCCTGCTACAGAAGATTGCAGAGCAACTAGAATATGCGCAGCTTTTGGACCAGGCTGCTAAGCGCGGATCGGTAACCGAGCGACTGCTGTACGTTACCGCCTTTGCCGTCTCACAGTTTAGCAGTGGTCGTGCCAAGGAGCGAGCTATCCGCAAGCCGTTTAACCCTCTGCTGGGAGAGACGTTTGAATTGGTGCGTTCGAACAAGGAAACCCCTGGCGGCTTCCGCTTGCTTGTGGAGAAGGTTCAACATCGACCTGTCAAGTTGGCTATGCAAGCTGAATCTGCCAGTTGGTCGCTCTCTCAATCTGCCGCCCCAGGTCAGAAGTTTTGGGGCAAAAGTGCCGAGATTACGACTGATGGTCGTGTAAGAGTTGTGCTGCGACTGTCAGACGGATCAGACGAGCTGTACTCGTGGAACATTGCCACGATGTTTTTGCGAAACGTGGTAATGGGCGAGAAGTACGTGGAGCCTGTCGGAACGATGAATGTGACCAACGACTCGACCGGCCACAAAGCAGCCGTTGAGTTTAGAAGCAAGGGCATGTTTGGTGGAAGAGCCGAAGATGTCAATGTGGAGACGTTTGGACCAGATGGCGGCAACACGGGCAGTGGACTCACCGGCACCTGGACTAACGGACTCAAGACGGCCGGCCCTGGAAAATCAGGAGGCGAAGAGATTTGGCATGTCGGCAAAATGGTGGACAATCCTACCCAGACGTATGGAATGACGGCATTCGCAGCCTCGCTTAACGAAATCACAGAGATTGAGAAGGGCAAGCTGCCGCCGACCGACTGCAGATTGCGTCAGGATCAGCGACTCGCCGAGCAGGGCAACCTagacgaggccgagatcTGGAAGGTCAAACTGGAGGAAGCACAGCGAGCTCGTCGCCGCGTCTTGGAAGAGCGAGGCGAGCAGCACAAGCCACGGTGGTTCGTCAAGGCGGAAGAGTCTCcggagggagaggaagtgTGGAGGATCAAGACGGGCAAGGACAGCTACTGGGAAGAGCGTGCAAAGGGTGCTTGGACTGGCATTGAGGAGATTTTCAGCGTGCCTGGGGAGTAG
- a CDS encoding NACHT domain-containing protein, producing MENSRNFSENTVGNNAIVNQGNGNHITVNAEHEEFNKWRHTKDSGVLWIKGDPGKGKTMLLCGIIEDLEQNSDSENLSYFFCQAADYRINTAAAVVGGLIQSLLKQDPALLSRIRERHGNGPKGQLDGPNALVILCDIFETITNDPGLTNVICVVDALDECITDCRRLLNLIIKTSGRVKWLLSSRNEKDIEKGLDQVPQKLILELKQNAEQISISIDEYISHHIQEIDALKDDEQLQTKTFDMLKSKAQGTFLWVALVVDQLHNTDHWRVEDVLEEVPKDLENLYGLILDRTEKLGRKGREACQVLLSIVTTAKRPLHLEELLVFVNSHWKESKHFKATYNLRDMRDMAKDCGSILSIREDIIYFIHQSAKDYIVENATQRIFPILHQHYKMFETSLEAMFSVLKYDIYDLEDPGIHIDEISPKDNRSDPLFPIRYCCVFWVEHLVLGYQFEGFEKDKYLKDDERLHSFLKEKFLCWIESLSLMRSLEPQAEIALHKLNHLVESYHGGPSLRQLTADAYRFVENLDFKLFVPSWPLQLYFSVMNLEKDRRNCTIRKTFERRITLGSRVAFFPNSNDFISVSQDGIMKRWNTDKKSSIGDQSLSFAYASYNPQFPSRVNSMGIMESLEEMVIALSPKGDLVASWYRKTSHGLGLVRIWDTETACCRNSFEPDKVPYLHATFSPNSQLLALSFSDGVRVHNAKTGAKIKHLISLDEKKRERFISRTGKLEYAWFAPNSKVLVTMEPEYQVRLWDTHTWELLHSIKVSNYQELEYLAISPDSAILATFLGFTIKFWSIDTGEYIAEDPDYKQSMPFDLQQQSRVIQIWFAIIRQNVSQLKRDNHYFAFDSINISADSKFVASRYSYYSEVHVWDGDHGRLIHVLESKLAGYKSAFEPLIFSPDSQLLAHVSSHGFSGIQIWRVITGESVCLLECPDIVLSTSVAFSSDGKYLVVGNFNGEIYIWSIYSGILVHKYALHDGSLEQNGIISPSISSDSAYVAAFWNPGRLQARIWHLHTAKISFSSDSAILACITKSMAQIFDVATGACLQSFAFDGNEHLRLLSFDPLSGQILTTKSVFYKTSSWKHWQTSPRLGYSYDYRSDSPWPERGSWILLNGKKNCFVPMAYRPGPSEWPKSTADVAMTDSLLVTVTSTNVVFIKLPTLREDTTTSVGTSEVDLAPLLIAGSTGNSFSVAHALKTSDSALRNLKRRRSTPSEASVGEQGNNLSKRKEIAIARE from the exons ATGGAAAATTCTCGCAATTTCTCTGAAAATACTGTTGGAAACAATGCGATTGTCAATCAGGGCAATGGCAATCATATCACGGTCAATGCTG AACATGAAGAGTTCAACAAATGGCGCCATACGAAAGACAGTGGTGTCCTCTGGATTAAAGGAGATCCTGGAAAAGGCAAGACAATGTTGCTTTGTGGCATCATCGAAGACTTGGAACAGAATTCCGACAGCGAAAATCTAAGTTATTTCTTCTGCCAAGCCGCAGACTACAGGATCAACACCGCTGCAGCCGTTGTCGGCGGTTTGATACAATCGCTTCTGAAGCAAGACCCAGCGCTCCTTTCGCGTATTCGCGAGAGGCATGGGAATGGGCCCAAGGGCCAACTGGATGGACCTAATGCATTGGTCATTCTATGCGACATCTTTGAGACTATCACTAATGATCCGGGCTTAACAAATGTCATCTGTGTTGTTGATGCACTTGATGAGTGCATAACAGATTGCAGACGtctcctcaatctcatcataaAAACAAGTGGCCGTGTCAAGTGGCTACTTTCGAGTCGGAATGAGAAAGACATAGAGAAGGGGCTTGACCAAGTTCCTCAAAAGCTTATCCTGGAATTGAAGCAGAATGCTGAACAAATATCTATATCCATTGATGAATATATCAGCCACCACATTCAAGAAATCGACGCCTtgaaagatgatgaacagCTTCAAACTAAAACGTTTGATATGTTAAAAAGCAAGGCTCAGGGCACTTTCTTGTGGGTAGCACTGGTGGTTGATCAGCTACACAATACAGACCATTGGAGGGTGGAAGACGTGTTGGAGGAGGTACCCAAAGACCTAGAAAATCTCTACGGTCTAATATTGGACCGAACTGAGAAACTGGGGcgaaaaggccgagaagcCTGTCAAGTTCTACTCTCAATTGTCACTACAGCCAAGAGacctctccatcttgaagagcttctcGTTTTCGTCAACTCCCATTGGAAGGAAAGCAAGCACTTCAAAGCCACATACAACTTACGAGATATGCGCGACATGGCGAAAGACTGTGGATCAATTCTATCGATCAGAGAAGATATTATATACTTCATTCATCAATCAGCCAAAGATTATATCGTGGAGAATGCAACTCAACGTATCTTCCCCATTCTACACCAGCATTACAAGATGTTTGAAACCTCACTAGAAGCTATGTTTAGTGTCCTAAAGTACGACATATATGATCTGGAAGACCCCGGGATACACATAGACGAGATATCCCCAAAAGACAACAGGTCTGATCCCTTGTTTCCCATAAGATATTGCTGCGTATTCTGGGTTGAGCATCTAGTCTTGGGCTACCAATTTGAAGGGTTCGAGAAAGACAAATATCtcaaagacgacgaaagGCTTCACTCCTTTCTCAAAGAAAAATTTCTTTGTTGGATAGAGTCTTTATCCCTTATGCGCAGCCTTGAACCACAAGCTGAGATTGCTCTCCACAAACTCAACCACCTCGTTGAAAGCTATCATGGCGGCCCAA GCCTCAGGCAACTCACTGCTGATGCCTATCGATTTGTGGAAAATCTTGATTTCAAATTGTTTGTGCCTAGCTGGCCGTTACAGCTTTACTTTTCAGTCATGAATTTGGAGAAAGATAGACGTAACTGTACTATCCGGAAGACATTTGAGCGGAGA ATAACTCTGGGTAGTAGAGTTGCCTTCTTTCCCAACTCTAATGACTTTATATCTGTGTCCcaagatggcatcatgaaAAGATGGAACACGGACAAGAAATCTAGCATTGGAGACCAATCTCTGAGTTTCGCATATGCCAGCTATAACCCACAATTCCCTTCAAGGGTCAATTCAATGGGAATAATGGAGTCCCTCGAGGAAATGGTTATTGCTCTATCACCCAAGGGAGACTTAGTAGCGTCGTGGTATCGCAAAACATCTCATGGACTAGGCTTGGTAAGGATCTGGGACACTGAGACGGCCTGCTGCCGTAATTCATTTGAGCCCGACAAAGTACCCTACTTGCACGCAACGTTTTCACCAAACTCTCAGCTTCTGGCTCTATCGTTCAGCGATGGCGTTAGAGTGCACAACGCGAAGACGGGTGCAAAAATAAAACATCTTATTAGtctggatgagaagaagagggaaagatTCATTTCAAGAACCGGAAAACTTGAATATGCTTGGTTTGCACCAAACTCCAAAGTCCTAGTTACCATGGAGCCGGAATACCAAGTCCGTCTCTGGGATACCCATACATGGGAACTACTGCATAGTATCAAAGTTTCAAATTACCAAGAGCTGGAGTATCTTGCTATTTCTCCCGACTCGGCGATTCTAGCGACGTTTCTAGGCTTTACTATCAAATTCTGGAGTATCGACACGGGAGAGTATATTGCCGAAGACCCGGATTACAAGCAGTCTATGCCATTTGACCTACAACAACAAAGTAGGGTGATTCAGATCTGGTTCGCTATCATCAGACAAAATGTATCTCAACTGAAACGAGATAATCATTATTTTGCCTTTGACAGCATTAATATATCGGCTGACTCAAAGTTTGTGGCTTCGAGATATTCTTATTATAGCGAAGTCCACGTTTGGGATGGAGATCATGGCAGATTGATCCATGTGCTTGAAAGTAAACTTGCAGGGTATAAGTCAGCTTTTGAACCCTTGATCTTCTCTCCAGATTCTCAGCTGCTAGCTCATGTTAGCAGCCATGGTTTTTCTGGCATTCAGATATGGCGTGTTATCACAGGAGAGTCTGTGTGCTTGCTTGAATGCCCAGACATCGTATTGTCTACGTCAGTCGCATTTTCAAGCGATGGAAAATATCTGGTCGTTGGCAATTTCAATGGTGAAATATACATCTGGAGCATATATTCCGGCATACTCGTCCATAAATATGCACTTCACGATGGATCGCTGGAACAAAACGGAATTATAAGTccttcaatctcctctgATTCTGCATACGTAGCAGCATTCTGGAATCCTGGGCGACTCCAAGCACGAATCTGGCACTTACATACAG CAAAGATATCCTTTTCATCTGATTCGGCGATCTTGGCCTGCATTACAAAATCCATGGCCCAAATATTTGACGTTGCTACCGGCGCTTGTCTGCAGAGTTTTGCTTTTGACGGTAATGAGCATCTACGATTACTATCTTTTGATCCTTTAAGTGGCCAAATTCTCACTACTAAATCCGTCTTCTATAAAACTTCCTCATGGAAGCACTGGCAGACATCCCCACGGCTTGGCTACTCCTACGACTATCGCTCGGACAGTCCCTGGCCTGAACGGGGCAGCTGGATTCTGCTAAACGGTAAAAAGAACTGCTTTGTACCGATGGCGTATCGGCCTGGACCTTCTGAGTGGCCCAAGAGCACTGCCGATGTGGCCATGACTGATTCCCTATTGGTAACTGTAACTTCGACAAATGTGGTTTTCATCAAGCTTCCCACTCTACGTGAAGACACGACGACGAGTGTCGGGACCTCTGAAGTCGATCTAGCGCCTCTATTAATTGCTGGTAGTACAGGCAACTCGTTTTCGGTTGCTCATGCCCTAAAGACGAGCGATTCAGCCCTAAGAAAcctcaaaagaagaagaagcacaccAAGCGAAGCCAGCGTTGGGGAGCAAGGCAATAATTTGTCTAAGCGAAAAGAGATAGCAATAGCAAGAGaataa
- a CDS encoding glucanosyltransferase domain-containing protein, which produces MKGLALLSAVAGLGAVMASPTPSKDSPPSKRASLPAVSASGNAFWADGKRFYLRGIDYQPGGAAANEDPLADPKTCLRDIKNFQDLGVNTIRVYAVDNSKDHDQCMNALADAGIYLVLDVNNPGYSINRLKPGPSYNTMYLQSVFATVEMFAKYDNTLAFFSGNEVINDEPGTDKSAPYVKAVTRDMKNYINSRGLRKVPVGYSAADVSSNRMQTAMYMNCGSDDERSDFFAFNDYSWCNSDFKTSGWDQKVKNFTDYGIPIFLSEWGCIKNRPRKFEELSALMSSQMSEVYSGGIMYEYSKEDNDYGIVTIKGDSISKSDEYNLFKSALADNPTPTGSGGAASSSHAAKCPPKDSTWNVDPSLIPEMPEAANKFMKKGAGSGPGLGGDGSQNAADSGTATASVTGGTASPTSTSGSASETESDSAAGSFSHSPLDKAPFIVSGLTLAFTLFGTLLL; this is translated from the exons ATGAAGGGActcgctcttctctcagCCGTTGCCGGCCTTGGCGCCGTCATGGCTTCTCCCACCCCTTCAAAGGACAGCCCTCCATCCAAGAGAGCTTCGCTGCCCGCTGTTTCGGCCTCTGGAAATG CTTTCTGGGCTGACGGCAAGCGCTTCTACCTTCGTGGTATTGACTACCAGCCcggtggtgctgctgccaacgagGATCCTCTCGCTGACCCCAAGACCTGTCTCCGAGATATCAAGAACTTCCAGGACCTTGGCGTCAACACTATTCGTGTTTACGCTGTCGACAACTCCAAGGATCACGACCAGTGCATGAACGCCCTCGCCGATGCCGGCATCTACTTGGTTCTTGACGTCAACAACCCAGGCTACTCTATCAACCGTCTTAAGCCCGGACCCTCCTACAACACCATGTATCTTCAGAGCGTTTTTGCTACTGTTGAGATGTTTGCCAAGTATGACAACACgctggccttcttctctggcaACGAGGTCATCAACGACGAGCCTGGAACCGACAAGTCTGCTCCCTATGTCAAGGCTGTCACTCGTGACATGAAGAACTACATCAACTCTCGAGGACTCCGCAAGGTTCCCGTTGGATACTCCGCCGCCGACGTTTCCTCCAACCGCATGCAGACGGCCATGTACATGAACTgtggcagtgatgatgagCGATCTGATTTCTTTGCCTTTAATGATTACTCTTGGTGCAACAGCGACTTCAAGACCTCTGGTTGGGACCAAAAGGTTAAGAATTTTACCGACTACGGCATTCCCATCTT CTTGTCCGAGTGGGGTTGTATCAAGAACCGCCCTCGCAAGTTTGAGGAGCTGTCTGCCCTCATGAGCTCGCAGATGAGCGAAGTCTACTCCGGTGGCATCATGTACGAATACTCAAAGGAAGACAACGACTATGGAATTGTCACTATCAAGGGTgactccatctccaagtcgGACGAGTACAATCTTTTCAAGAGTGCCTTGGCTGATAACCCGACTCCTACCGGTTCCGGCGGCGCTGCCAGCTCTAGTCACGCTGCCAAGTGCCCGCCCAAGGACTCTACCTGGAACGTCGACCCCAGCCTGATCCCCGAGATGCCTGAAGCTGCCAACAAGTTCATGAAGAAGGGTGCTGGTTCCGGccctggccttggcggcgatggctcTCAGAACGCCGCTGATAGCGGTACCGCAACGGCTAGTGTAACGGGCGGTACGGCTTCTCCTACTAGCACATCCGGATCTGCCTCCGAGACGGAATCCGACAGCGCTGCTGGCTCCTTCTCCCATAGTCCCCTGGACAAGGCACCATTCATCGTGTCTGGTTTGACTTTGGCCTTCACCCTGTTCGGCACCCTTCTTCTCTAA
- a CDS encoding putative GTPase activating protein for arf domain-containing protein yields the protein MTGTLSKRQQARNEAILQDLVHSVPGNDQCADCHARNPSWASWSLGVFLCMRCAAIHRKLGTHISKVKSLSMDAWTNEQVDNMRKVGNTTSNKIYNPENKTASVPIDVDEADSAMERFIRQKYINTVAGQAGKLKKPQLDEGTPPPLPPKNSKFGFRSASSIFPLSSRAKKEAKAAAAQELANSNSSANHGNHANKQSKVFGASVDYGQDDTDKKLARLRDMGFQDDHRNATILKGVNGNLERAVEALVRLGEGESLSVSQKEATPERPITASAASTNPFDIFPPAQPQTAHSTGTLQTNNPFINSTNPYGTPAQQASLVTQAFQNMSLSPQAQPLFPHHTGGVISTPHQYAMYSQSQATPSMPQQYQSLSFQNSMTYPQPAAQPIAPQQTGYNPFFTQAPTQQFQQQAPQQSLSLNTNQAAAYANNPFTRSPTRISSPSLTQIPEQSLPTIFQAPTPLQQHLTGTNPFLNNGVQHPQQVTQQQPQFYGQQQQPQFYGQQQQLHQQQQQQQQYYQPQRQDKASILALYGQPQAARPTVSDPNIHAQTPTIPEDRPMPMQAMHSPAAPAQSPLSATQPLAGNNNPFMKSGPPAVAPDPFATDRKISRESMNLGMDMAWTNGRHSPDAFASLSARHG from the exons ATGACGGGGACTTTGAGCAAGCGCCAGCAGGCGCGTAATGAGGCGATTCTCCAAGACCTGGTACATTCCGTCCCAGGCAATGACCAGTGCGCCGACTGTCACGCGCGAAATCCAT CTTGGGCATCATGGAGC CTGGGAGTCTTCTTATGTATGCGCTGTGCTGCGATACATCGAAAGCTAGGCACGCACATATCCAAAGTCAAGTCGCTAAGCATGGATGCATGGACGAATGAACAAGTTGAT AACATGCGAAAGGTCGGCAACACTACGTCGAACAAGATATACAACCCCGAGAACAAGACGGCATCGGTGCCTATTGACGTGGATGAAGCAGACTCGGCCATGGAGAGGTTCATTCGCCAAAAATATATCAATACTGTCGCGGGCCAAGCTGGGAAGCTGAAAAAACCGCAGCTGGATGAAGGAACTCCGCCACCGTTACCGCCCAAGAACTCCAAGTTCGGATTCAGATCGGCCTCGTCAATATTCCCACTGTCATCGCGAgcgaagaaggaggccaaggcagcCGCTGCGCAAGAGCTTGCGAATTCCAATTCTTCAGCCAACCATGGAAACCACGCAAACAAACAGTCCAAAGTCTTCGGAGCTTCTGTAGACTACGGCCAGGACGACACagacaagaagctggcgAGACTACGAGACATGGGCTTCCAGGACGACCATCGAAATGCAACCATTCTAAAAGGAGTCAACGGCAACTTGGAACGTGCCGTTGAGGCGCTCGTTCGTCTTGGCGAAGGCGAGA GTTTGAGCGTGTCCCAGAAGGAAGCGACTCCAGAACGCCCAATCACGGCTTCAGCAGCCTCTACGAATCCGTTCGATATCTTCCCGCCTGCTCAGCCCCAGACGGCTCATTCCACGGGGACACTCCAAACCAACAATCCTTTCATAAACTCGACGAATCCCTATGGAACACCAGCACAACAGGCCAGCCTTGTCACCCAAGCATTCCAGAACATGTCCCTGTCTCCGCAAGCTCAACCTCTTTTCCCCCATCATACTGGTGGAGTCATCTCGACGCCCCATCAGTACGCGATGTACTCTCAGTCTCAGGCTACCCCGTCAATGCCTCAGCAATATCAgagcttgagcttccagAATAGCATGACATACCCTCAACCTGCCGCACAGCCCATTGCACCACAGCAGACGGGCTACAATCCATTCTTCACGCAGGCACCGACCCAGCAGTTTCAGCAGCAGGCACCTCAACAAAGTTTGTcgctcaacaccaaccagGCTGCGGCATATGCGAACAATCCCTTTACGCGATCACCGACCAGGATATCGTCGCCTTCTCTCACCCAGATTCCAGAGCAATCTCTGCCTACCATTTTCCAGGCCCCAACACCACTGCAGCAACACCTGACTGGAACGAATCCCTTTTTGAACAATGGCGTGCAGCACCCCCAGCAAGTGACGCAGCAACAACCTCAGTTTTAtggacagcagcagcagcctcagttTTATggacagcagcaacaactacaccagcaacagcagcagcagcagcaatattATCAGCCTCAGCGTCAAGACAAGGCCTCCATCCTCGCGCTATATGGCCAGCCGCAAGCAGCACGTCCCACGGTTTCTGATCCCAACATACACGCACAGACGCCAACTATCCCAGAGGACAGACCCATGCCAATGCAGGCCATgcattctccagcagctccggcCCAGTCACCTCTGAGCGCGACACAGCCACTTGCAGGAAACAACAACCCGTTCATGAAGAGCGGGCCTCCGGCAGTAGCTCCAGACCCCTTTGCCACGGATCGCAAGATTAGTAGAGAAAGCATGAACCTGGGTATGGACATGGCATGGACGAATGGACGGCACAGCCCCGATGCCTTTGCAAGCCTCAGTGCGAGACACGGTTGA